Proteins encoded within one genomic window of Lynx canadensis isolate LIC74 chromosome B4, mLynCan4.pri.v2, whole genome shotgun sequence:
- the LOC115518617 gene encoding uncharacterized protein LOC115518617, with protein MGIPPKPNYETYTCCPNLSSTLLNSSRRVKLGLWTAEQVRVHTGSPTISEATFWAGNQSNCDESERREDEPAPQPPAWPGQVLKSAEGTRGDALPSRAKRGERVLPANAGSWVGPRSRPAGHTGSRGSPEGPGCSSQGARTGPAPLTSTAAWGLGGARLGLRAGGARAGGGAAAWQATRRTGLHPGSGPPPRGGSGVSPALPTQRADVRRPPRRFASRCHEGARFETHTEEYGWMQTLETRGLLFPTNRLKDTELARAKL; from the exons ATGGGCATTCCCCCCAAACCAAATTATGAAACTTACACCTGCTGTCCAAATCTTTCCTCTACCTTACT GAATTCCTCCAGAAGGGTCAAGTTGGGGCTCTGGACAGCTGAACAGGTGAGGGTTCATACGGGTTCCCCGACTATCTCTGAAGCAACTTTCTGGGCAGGAAATCAGTCAAATTGTGATGAAAGCGAACGCAGGGAAGACGAGCCCGCGCCCCAACCCCCCGCGTGGCCGGGTCAAGTACTCAAGTCGGCGGAGGGGACCCGGGGGGACGCGCTCCCCTCGAGGGCCAAGCGGGGGGAGCGCGTTCTCCCGGCCAACGCGGGGAGCTGGGTCGGGCCCCGGAGCAGACCCGCTGGACACACAGGGTCCCGCGGCAGCCCCGAGGGTCCCGGCTGCAGCTCTCAGGGCGCCCGGACGGGGCCGGCGCCGCTTACCTCGACGGCTGCGTGGGGACTCGGCGGAGCTCGGCTGGGACTCCGCGCGGGCGGGGCGCGGGCCGGCGGCGGGGCAGCGGCGTGGCAGGCGACGCGGCGCACTGGACTCCACCCGGGCTCAGGTCCGCCGCCTCGGGGAGGAAGTGGTGTCAGCCCTGCCCTTCCCACGCAGCGCGCAGACGTGAGGCGCCCGCCGCGCCGCTTTGCATCGAGGTGCCACGAGGGCGCTCGGTTCGAGACACACACGGAGGAGTACGGGTGGATGCAGACTCTTGAAACTCGGGGACTGCTTTTTCCAACTAATCGG ctTAAGGACACTGAGTTGGCGCGGGCGAAACTGTGA